The following coding sequences are from one Sander lucioperca isolate FBNREF2018 chromosome 2, SLUC_FBN_1.2, whole genome shotgun sequence window:
- the timm29 gene encoding mitochondrial import inner membrane translocase subunit Tim29 isoform X1, whose amino-acid sequence MASLRVARRMFCAAAETAAAPVTSSRWERLKNSKAGSWCRGLLSDYKEACREVVVGSWEQPVKASVYVTLLGGAWACFYTKPDRSSFDATLLEFSNQLGLLSPWIRNGTSDGHVQSLVKLRNEGRLRHASLGLLSLVYRADYDADATLYEAQCSNLSVPWRELPKRILDVGFIGRWWVLDSKMKNFDVNEDEFKNLPAHMQATSPPGVQEVERSERLHKESWLALTMEEEEKEPNAVDRKEESVSEESQTQALKEEQTQA is encoded by the exons ATGGCTTCGTTGCGTGTAGCGAGGAGGATGTTCTGCGCGGCGgcagaaacagcagcagctccgGTCACAAGCAGCAGATGGGAAAGGCTGAAAAACAGTAAAGCGG GTTCGTGGTGTCGCGGCCTGCTCTCGGACTACAAAGAGGCATGTCGGGAGGTGGTTGTGGGCTCGTGGGAGCAACCGGTCAAAGCCTCAGTGTACGTCACTCTGCTGGGCGGGGCCTGGGCCTGTTTCTACACAAAACCTGACCGCTCGTCCTTTGACGCCACCCTGCTGGAGTTCTCCAACCAGCTGGGCCTGCTGTCACCGTGGATCCGCAACGGCACCTCGGACGGCCACGTGCAGAGTCTAGTGAAGCTTCGCAACGAGGGCCGGCTCCGCCACGCCAGCCTGGGTCTCCTCTCTCTGGTTTACAGAGCCGACTACGACGCAGACGCCACGCTGTACGAAGCCCAGTGCTCCAACCTGTCGGTGCCCTGGAGGGAGCTCCCTAAGCGGATTCTAGACGTGGGCTTCATTGGCCGCTGGTGGGTGCTGGACTCAAAGATGAAGAACTTTGACGTGAACGAGGACGAGTTCAAGAACCTGCCGGCACACATGCAGGCGACATCGCCACCCGGCGTTCAGGAGGTGGAAAGGAGCGAGAGGCTGCACAAAGAGTCGTGGTTAGCACTGAcaatggaggaagaggagaaagaaccTAATGCGGTGGACAGAAAGGAGGAGAGCGTCAGCGAAGAGagccaaacacaagcactgaaagaGGAACAGACTCAAGCGTAA
- the timm29 gene encoding mitochondrial import inner membrane translocase subunit Tim29 isoform X2 codes for MMFVGGSWCRGLLSDYKEACREVVVGSWEQPVKASVYVTLLGGAWACFYTKPDRSSFDATLLEFSNQLGLLSPWIRNGTSDGHVQSLVKLRNEGRLRHASLGLLSLVYRADYDADATLYEAQCSNLSVPWRELPKRILDVGFIGRWWVLDSKMKNFDVNEDEFKNLPAHMQATSPPGVQEVERSERLHKESWLALTMEEEEKEPNAVDRKEESVSEESQTQALKEEQTQA; via the exons ATGATGTTTGTAGGAG GTTCGTGGTGTCGCGGCCTGCTCTCGGACTACAAAGAGGCATGTCGGGAGGTGGTTGTGGGCTCGTGGGAGCAACCGGTCAAAGCCTCAGTGTACGTCACTCTGCTGGGCGGGGCCTGGGCCTGTTTCTACACAAAACCTGACCGCTCGTCCTTTGACGCCACCCTGCTGGAGTTCTCCAACCAGCTGGGCCTGCTGTCACCGTGGATCCGCAACGGCACCTCGGACGGCCACGTGCAGAGTCTAGTGAAGCTTCGCAACGAGGGCCGGCTCCGCCACGCCAGCCTGGGTCTCCTCTCTCTGGTTTACAGAGCCGACTACGACGCAGACGCCACGCTGTACGAAGCCCAGTGCTCCAACCTGTCGGTGCCCTGGAGGGAGCTCCCTAAGCGGATTCTAGACGTGGGCTTCATTGGCCGCTGGTGGGTGCTGGACTCAAAGATGAAGAACTTTGACGTGAACGAGGACGAGTTCAAGAACCTGCCGGCACACATGCAGGCGACATCGCCACCCGGCGTTCAGGAGGTGGAAAGGAGCGAGAGGCTGCACAAAGAGTCGTGGTTAGCACTGAcaatggaggaagaggagaaagaaccTAATGCGGTGGACAGAAAGGAGGAGAGCGTCAGCGAAGAGagccaaacacaagcactgaaagaGGAACAGACTCAAGCGTAA